Proteins encoded in a region of the Polyodon spathula isolate WHYD16114869_AA chromosome 9, ASM1765450v1, whole genome shotgun sequence genome:
- the LOC121320745 gene encoding hydroxyacid oxidase 2-like has product MLRDVSVSDTRTTVLGTEISFPVGIAPTAFHCLAWHEGEISTAKATEAVNTCYITSTYSTCSVEEIVAAAPNGYRWFQLYVYRNRQISEHIVHRVEALGYKALVLTVDVPYTGKRRNDLRNKFRLPPHLKVKNFDGVFEENNCPEECGIPANTLDPSISWKDIYWLQSLTRLPIVIKGILTKEDAELAVEHGVQGIIVSNHGGRQLDGGPATIDALAEIVDTVQGRIEVYLDGGIRTGSDVLKAIAVGAKCVFIGRPVVWGLAYKGEEGVREILQILNDEFRLSMALSGCRNVSEINRNLIQFSKL; this is encoded by the exons ATGCTGCGGGATGTGTCTGTCAGCGACACCCGGACTACAGTCCTCGGCACGGAGATCAGTTTCCCTGTAGGCATTGCGCCTACTGCCTTTCATTGCTTGGCATGGCATGAAGGAGAAATTAGTACAGCAAAAG ccactgAGGCGGTGAACACTTGTTACATCACCAGCACCTACTCTACCTGCTCAGTGGAGGAGATTGTGGCAGCTGCTCCCAACGGCTACCGCTGGTTTCAGCTGTATGTTTACCGGAACCGGCAGATCTCAGAGCACATTGTCCACCGGGTCGAAGCACTGGGTTACAAGGCTTTGGTACTTACAGTAGATGTTCCCTACACTGGGAAAAGGAGGAATGACCTCCGGAACAAGTTTCGACTACCGCCACATCTTAAAGTAAAGAATTTTGATGGTGTTTTTGAG GAAAACAACTGTCCTGAAGAGTGTGGAATTCCAGCCAACACTCTAGACCCATCTATCAGCTGGAAGGACATCTACTGGCTGCAGTCCTTGACCCGTCTGCCCATTGTTATCAAAGGGATTCTTACTAAGGAAGATGCCGAGTTGGCTGTGGAGCATGGGGTCCAGGGTATCATTGTGTCCAACCATGGGGGCAGACAGCTGGATGGAGGGCCTGCTACA ATAGATGCCCTTGCAGAGATTGTGGATACAGTGCAGGGTAGAATTGAAGTGTATTTAGATGGAGGAATCCGCACAGGAAGCGATGTGTTGAAGGCTATTGCAGTTGGAGCAAAGTGTGTCTTTATTGGGAGGCCTGTGGTTTGGGGCCTTGCTTACAAG GGGGAAGAAGGAGTCCGGGAGATTTTGCAGATTCTCAATGATGAATTTCGCCTGTCCATGGCACTGTCTG GTTGCAGAAATGTTTCTGAGATCAACAGAAACTTGATTCAGTTTTCCAAGCTTTAG